From the Musa acuminata AAA Group cultivar baxijiao chromosome BXJ1-2, Cavendish_Baxijiao_AAA, whole genome shotgun sequence genome, one window contains:
- the LOC135596525 gene encoding uncharacterized protein LOC135596525 isoform X1, translating to MVDDFAQGFGLATFPNPSSVHDFICFALGEGSQVEGICTIRMAKGLIWATTEDLARNRAKVLSLYRQILRSLNSPELPLTHAARLAKKAEVRSIFLFGAEERSLHNIADLIDAANYSLSILKQGRLP from the exons ATGGTTGATGACTTTGCCCAGGGTTTTGGTTTGGCAACTTTCCCCAATCCATCATCTGTCCATGACTTCATTTGTTTTGCACTGGGAGAGGGATCTCAAGTTG AAGGCATTTGCACAATTAGAATGGCAAAAGGATTAATATGGGCAACCACTGAAGACTTGGCAAGGAACCGAGCAAAGGTTTTGTCATTGTACCGTCAGATATTGAGAAGCCTCAACTCCCCAGAACTCCCACTCACCCATGCGGCTCGTCTCGCCAAGAAAGCAGAGGTCCGCAGCATCTTCTTGTTCGGAGCTGAAGAACGTTCTCTCCACAACATTGCTGACCTCATTGATGCTGCTAATTACTCCCTTTCCATCCTTAAGCAGGGCCGCCTCCCATAG
- the LOC135596525 gene encoding uncharacterized protein LOC135596525 isoform X2: protein MVDDFAQGFGLATFPNPSSVHDFICFALGEGSQVGICTIRMAKGLIWATTEDLARNRAKVLSLYRQILRSLNSPELPLTHAARLAKKAEVRSIFLFGAEERSLHNIADLIDAANYSLSILKQGRLP, encoded by the exons ATGGTTGATGACTTTGCCCAGGGTTTTGGTTTGGCAACTTTCCCCAATCCATCATCTGTCCATGACTTCATTTGTTTTGCACTGGGAGAGGGATCTCAAGTTG GCATTTGCACAATTAGAATGGCAAAAGGATTAATATGGGCAACCACTGAAGACTTGGCAAGGAACCGAGCAAAGGTTTTGTCATTGTACCGTCAGATATTGAGAAGCCTCAACTCCCCAGAACTCCCACTCACCCATGCGGCTCGTCTCGCCAAGAAAGCAGAGGTCCGCAGCATCTTCTTGTTCGGAGCTGAAGAACGTTCTCTCCACAACATTGCTGACCTCATTGATGCTGCTAATTACTCCCTTTCCATCCTTAAGCAGGGCCGCCTCCCATAG